The Streptomyces sp. WZ-12 genome segment GGTCGGCGCGGCCCGCGTGGACGAGGGGGCGCTCTCGCTCGGCGCGTTGGTGGCGATCCTGCTCTACGCCAATCAACTCGGTGGCCCCGTCACCGAGTTGATCGAGGGCGTCGCCTCGGTGAGCAGGGCGAAGGGCGCCATCGAACGCATCGAGGAGGTCTACTCGTTCCCCACCGAGGACCGCGCCCTCGCGCCGGCGGGCCGCGGCACGCCGCGTCGGCAACCGTCCCACCACGCCCCCGCGGCCCCGGCGTTGGAGCTCCGCGACCTGCGGTTCGGATACACCCCCGACACTCCGGTGCTCCAGGGGCTGTCGCTGACCGTCCCGCCGCACGCCCTCGTCGCCCTGGTCGGCCCGTCCGGAGCCGGCAAGTCCACCACCTTCGCGCTCGTCAACCGGTTCTACGAGCCGTGGAGCGGCGACCTCCGCATCGACGGGCACGCGGTCGCGGACCTCGGGCTCGACGCCTGGCGCTCGCGGATCGGCTGGGTCGAGCAGGACTGTCCGATGCTGCACGGCACGTTGCGGGAGAACCTCTGCTACGCCGCGCCCGACGTCACCACCGACGACGACGCCCTGTGGCGGGTCCTCGACCTCGTCAACCTCGCCCAGCGGGTCCGCCACCTCCCGGCCGGGTTGGACACCGGGATCGGCGAACGGGGCGCGCGCCTGTCGAGCGGCGAACGCCAACGGCTCGCCATCGCCCGGGCGATCCTGGCCCGCCCCCGACTGCTGCTGATGGACGAGCCCACCGCCCACCTCGACCCCGCCAACGAGGCCGCCCTGACGGTCACCCTGCACAACCTCCGGCGGGAGTGCGCCCTGCTCGTCATCGCGCACCGGATGACCACCATCGAGACGGCCGACTCCATCGTCATGCTCGACGGCGGAACGGCCCACGCCACCGGAACGTACGCCGAACTCCTGCGCACCGACGCCGGGTTCCAACGACACGTCGCCGGCGGAACGCGACTACCGCCAACTCTCGACCAGGGACCGGTGGTTGTCCCCGACCACCCCACCGTCTGAGCCGCGCCGCCTCACGCGATGCCCCGCAACCAGTCATCGACGGTCACGACATCCGCCCACCGCGGGAACAGCTTGTCGGTGAGGGCCCGATGCAGCTCGGGGTCGGTGTCGAGACAGGCATCCGTCAGCACGGTGAGGCCGAAGTCCAGGTCGGCGGCCTGGCACAGGGTGTGCAGCACCACGCCGCTGGTGGCCAGGCCGGTGAGCACCAGACTGTCGATGCCGCGCCCCCTGAGGACCAGGTCGAGATCGCTTCCCGAGAACGCGCTCGCCCGCCTCTTGGTGACCACGACGTCGCCCTCCCGGGGCGCGACGGCGTCATGGATCTCGGTGCCGGGGTCCCCCTCCCGGTACAGACCGTCCCGGGCTATGGCGGTGAGCACCCGGTTGCGCGGGCTGACCTCCGGGCTGTCCGGACGCAGCCCGATCACCACGTAGATCACGGGGAGGTTGGCGGACCGGGCGCCGTCGATCGCCTTGCGCAACCGCGGCAGATACCCGGAGCCGTCGTCGACGGCGTCCACGATGTCCCGCTGAACGTCCATCACGAGGAGTGCGCTGTTCGCCATGTCCCGCCCCTGTCCCTGTCCCTTGTTCACTACGGACAGGAGTCTGCCCGCCCGCTCTCGCCACGCGCCACTTGATTCAGGGGACTCAGGAGGCCCAGAGGGCTCGGGACGCTCGGGGAAGTTGGGCAACTCGTGGGACTCAGCGCACTTCCTTGATGCGGATCTGGTTGCCGGCCGGGTCGCGGAAGGCGCAGTCGCGGACGCCGTAGGGCTGGTCGGTCGGTTCCTGGATGACCTCGGCGTCGCTGGCCTGGAGGCGCTCGAAGAGGCCGTCGAGGTCTTTGGTGGCCAGGAGGATCCAGCCGTAGGTGCCCTTGGCCATCATCTCGGCGATCGTGCGGCGCTCCTCGTCGGTGACGCCGGGGTCGGCGGCCGGCGGCGCGAGGAGGAGGCAGGTGTCGGGCTGGCCGGCGGGGCCGACCGTGATCCAACGCATCGGGCCCCGTCCGACGTCGCTGCGGACCTCGAAGCCGAGGACGTCGCGGTAGAAGGCCAGCGAGGCGTCCGGGTCGGTGTGCGGGAGGACGCTCGTGTCGATGGTGATGTTCATGGCAATCACGCTAATCGGGGTCGGCGGCCGGTGCCTCCCGGTTCCTGATCGGCCTGGTCACCTGCCTCGCCACGCACGGCGGGAGGCCCTCCGTGGTCTGCGCCGCCCGGCGCCGGTAGGTGCTGGGCGGTATCCCGACGAGCTCGGTGAAGCGGGTGCTGAAGGTGCCCAACGACGCACAGCCGACCGCGAAGCAGACCTCGGTGACGCTGAGATCACCGCGCCGCAGCAGCGCCATCGCGCGCTCGATGCGCCGCGTCATGAGGTAGGAGTACGGCGACTCACCGTAGGCGAGCCGGAATTGGCGGCTGAGGTGCCCGGCCGACATGTGCACGCCGCGGGCGAGCGCCTCGACGTTCAGCGGGCGGTCGTACTCCCGGTCGATCCGGTCACGGACTCGGCGCAGGCGCGCGAGATCGCTCAGGTGCTGCGCCGTGGTGGGTCTGCTGGTCACCCGCCCGATCGTGCCACGGGGCTGGTCGCCGCCCAAGACCACCGACTCTCCGCCTCCGGCCGAAAGGCGTCAGCCGTCTTGGCTCGCGACTGCAACGCGATATAACGTAAGTCCGCGAACAACGGATGACGCGCCACAGATCCCGCACCACAGATCGCGCATCACGGATCACACCTCACCGATCAGGGAGAGAGACATGCCGGGTGAGACCTCGACCACGGGTCGGCCCCAACGCCCGAGCGCGGCGCCCGCGTTGCGGGCCTCGCACGCGGACCGGGACCGCACCGTGGACCTCCTGCGCATCGCGGCGGGCGACGGCCGGCTGACCGCCGTCGAGCTGGACGAGCGCCTGGAATCCGCGTTGGGCGCGCGGACGCTCGGTGAGCTCGCCGCGCTCACGACCGACCTGCCGGCCACGAAGGGCACCGCACTCGACGACGGCGCGGCGGACCTGGCGGACGTGCTCCGCATCGACCAGGAGGGCGGCTCCTTCCGCCGCGACAGCCGCTGGACGGTGCCGCGACGGGTGGAGATCCTGTCGTCCTGGTCGGAGGTGACGCTCGACTTCACCGAGGCCGTACTCACGCGGGACACCCTGCGCATCGACATGGACATGCGCGGCGGACTCCTGCGCCTGGTGACGCGCCCGGAAATCGCCGTGCACGCCGACGCCCTCGCGGTGCGCTACGGCAAGGTCACCATTCCGCGCCGGGCCGGCCCGACGGAGTCGACCGTCCTGCACGTGGAGCTGGCCGGCCAGATGGACTTCAGCCGGGTCGCGGTGCGGGTTCCGCGCCACCCCTTCCGGCGGTGGCGGCACCGCGGCTCCGTCTGAGGCGCAGCGCCGGGCGGCCGGTCACCGCGGGCTCCGCCGGGCCCATCGCCACGGTCCGCCGCCGACCCCGCCGCCGCGTTCACCCCCAACTCCCGCCACCAGCAAGCCCGATGGCCCGCACGCGGAGCGGACCCCGCCGCGCCATCGAAGATCACCCGGGTACAGAATCACCTGTATGTCGACAACGAACACCCCGACGGCGGCGACGATCGACGACGCTCCGCTGATCGGTCGCACCTTGGCCCGCGCCTTCGACGACGACCCGATGATGCGGTGGTTCTTCACCGACGACGCCTCGCGCGCGACGAACCTGGGCCGCTACTTCACCACCCTCTTCACCCGGCAGTACCTCCGGCACTGCGTGTGCGAGCGGACCGCGGCGGCGGCCGCCTTCTGGGTCCCGCCGGAGGCGCGGGCCAAGGCCGTTCCGGACGCGGAGACCATCGCGGAGCTGGTGGAGCTCCTCGGCGACCGGGCGCCGCTGTTCCGGGACACCGTCGAGGCGGCCGCCGCACACGCGCCCCAGGAACCGCACTGGTACCTGGCGGTGATCGGTGCCGACCCGGCCGCCCAGGGCCGGGGCCACGGGGCCGCCCTGCTCCGCTCGGGGCTGGCCAAGGCCGACGCGGAGGGCCTGCCCGCCTATCTGGAGTCCTCCAAGCCGGACAACCTGTCCTTCTACGAGCACTTCGGCTTCACGGTGCGTGCGGAGCTGCACCTGCCGGAGGGCGGGCCGGTGTTGTGGGCGATGCGCCGCGATCCGCGCCGCCCGGCCGGGGCCTAGCGGGAACCCCGGAAGAGATCCGGGAGTGGCCGGCGCGCCTCTGTCTTTCGGTAGAGCCGGGATCGGCCGTGGGGTTCACGGCGGCGTGGTCAGGGGGCGCCGATACTGGAGAGCGTGTCGCTCACCAGTCGTTTCCGCCGTTTCGCCGGTCACCGGTCCGCCGCGTTCTCGCGCGGGCCCGCGGTGGAGTCGGTGGGTGCGGCGCTGGGGGCGCTGGCGCTGTTCGCGGTGGTGGCGCGTCTCGACTACCTGCCGCACCCCGGCTACCACCTGCTGGCGGTCCCCGCCGGGGCCGTGCTCTTCCCGTTGCGCCGTCGCTTCCCGGGCACCGCGCTGCTGGCGCTCGCGGCGCTGACCGGGGCGCTGCCGTGCCTGGGCCCGGTCACCGCGGCGGCCGCGTACAGCGTGACCCGCCGCACCGTCCGGACCCGCCGGCGGACCCGCCTCCTCGGTGCCACCGGTCTGCTCTCCGTGGTCGCCGCGACGGCGACGGCGCCCTGGCTGGGCCCCGGTTCGATCCCGTACGGGGTGGCGCTGGGCCTGGTCCTGGCGGTCACCGCGGTGATCGTGCCGGGCCTGGTCGGCACCGTGTACGGGCAGCAGAGCCGGCTGGTCCGGGCGTTGCGGGAGCGCGGCGACGCGGCGGAACGGGCCAGGCGGCTGGTCGACAGCGAGGCCCGGGTCCAGGAACGGTCCCGGATCGCCGCCGAGATGCACGACATGGTGGGCCACCGGCTCAGCCTGGTCTCGCTGCACGCCGGCGGGCTGGAGCTGGCCTTGGAGAAGGCCGATCCGGAACTGCGCGAGGAAGCGGTCCTGGTGCGCCGCACGACCGGGGACGCGATGCGCGAGTTGCGGCAGGCGCTCGGGGTGCTCGGGCCGCTCGGCCGGGACACCGGGCCGGACGCGCTCACCGACGCGACCGGTACCCGCGCGGGCATCGAGGCACTGGTCGCGGAGTCCCGCGACGGGGGCATCGCCGTCCAACTCGCCTGGCAGGGCGCCGATCTCGCGGACCGCCCGCAGCGGGTCCGGCGAGCGGTGCACCGGGTGGTGCGGGAGGCGCTGACCAATGTGCACCGGTACGCGGCCACCGCGCATGTCACCGTCCGGGTCGTGCACGATGCCGAGACGGTGCGGGTGACGGTCCGCAACGGCGCTCCCCCTGCGCCGTCGGTCGCCGCCGGGGACGTGGGCACCGGTCGCGGCCTGGCGGGCCTGCGGGAGCGGGTGGAACTGCTCGGCGGCGAGTTCGACGCCACCGCCCTACCGTCCGGCGGGTTCGAGGTGGCGGCCGTCGTGCCGGCCGAGCCCGGCGAGATCGTCGCCGGTGAACGGCCCGGCGCCGCGCCCGCCGCGCCCGCGCCCGGTGCCGACGCGCGCGACGACTCCGTGCAGCGCGCCCGCCGGACCGCCGAGGCGCTGACGCTCGTCTTCGGGCTGGCCGGACTGGGGGTGCTGATGGTCCTCGGGATCGGGTTCGTCTTCGTCGGCCACCCCCGGGGCGTGCCCTCGCCTCCCCAACCGCCCTACGTAGGAATGCCGTTCCAGGACCTGGCCAAGCAGGGCGTGGCGGACTTCCCCGCCATTCGGGCCGCGGCCACCGGCCACGAACCGCCCCGCCCGGCCGGCACGGTCGGCTGCATCTACCCGCTCGGCGACGCCCACGGGGCCCGCCCCGGCGGCTTCCCGGTGACCCGCTACTGCTTCGACGCCGCGCACCGCCTCATCGCCATCGACCGCTTCACCGTCCCGTCGGTTCGGGACGCCGCCCCCTGGGAGACCCCCCGATGACCGAGCCCGCCCGGCCGATCCGTGTCCTGCTCGCCGACGACGAGGAGATGGTCCGGCACGGCGTCCGGCTGATCCTCCGGCACGCCGACGACATCGACGTCGTCGCCGAGGCCGCCGACGGGCAGCAGGCCGTGGCGGAGGCCGCCGCGCAGCGCCCCGATGTGGCGCTGGTGGACATCCGGATGCCGGTGTGCGACGGGCTGAGCGCGATCGAGCCGCTGCTGGCCCTGGAACCGGCGCCGCGCGTGGTGATGTTGACGACCTTCGGCGACGAGGACAACGTGGTCCGGGCGCTGGGGGCCGGCGCCTCGGGTTTCCTGCTGAAGGACGAGGGCCCGCAGGAGCTGATCCGCGCGGTGCGGGCGGCCGCTGCAGGCGATGCCGTGCTCTCCCCCGGCGTCACCGGCTCGGTGATCGCGCGGATGCTGCGCGGCGGGGCCGGGACCGTCGCCCCCACGGCCGGGGACGACCGGATCGACCGGCTCACCTCCCGGGAGCGGGAGGTCCTCGCGATGCTCGGCGAGGGCCTGTCCAACCAGGACATCGCCCAGCGGCTCGGGATCGGGGTCGGCACCGTGAAGACGCACGTCGGCGCGATCCTGGAGAAGACCGGTTCGACGAGCCGGGTGCAGGCGGCGGTCCTCGCCCACCGGGCGGGCCTGACCTCCTGAGGCCGGGGCTGGCCTCGCCCCGCGGCCGACTCGTCGTGCTCGCCCGGCGCCCGTTGGCGACCCGTTGCCGTTGACGGCCCGTTGGCGGGCCGTCTCTGTCCAACGGCAGAGACGCCTCCCCCACGAGGTCTGTCCAAGGGCAGGGAAAAGCCCGCCGCCTCTCCCCTCCGGCAGAGCCCAACTCCCGCCTCCAGAGCGATGTTTGTGCAGGTGAAAGCGGTGAGGATGGTGGTGTTCCTCCGGTCCGCCGCACCCTCGGCGGACCGTCACACCCAGGCGGAGTTCTCATGTCACAGACGTTCCCCACCCCCGGCTCCCACGCCACCGAACCGGCCGCCCGCGCCACGGGCCTGACCAAGGTGTACGGGAGGGGTGAGACGGAGGTGACCGCGCTGGACTCGGTGTCCGTCGAGTTCGCACGGGGCCGGTTCACCGCCGTGATGGGCCCCTCCGGCTCCGGCAAGTCCACGCTGATGCACTGCATGGCCGGTCTGGACAAGATCAGCACGGGCTCGACGCGGATCGGCGGCACCGAGCTCGGCGCCCTCTCGGACAAGCAACTGACCGCGCTGCGGCGGGACAAGGTGGGGTTCGTCTTCCAGGGCTTCAACCTGCTGCCCACCCTCACCGCGCGGGAGAACATCCTGCTGCCGCTGTTGCTCGCCGGTCGCCAGCCGGAGGGCGCCTGGTTGGAGGCGGTCGTCAACACGGTGGGCCTGGCCGGTCGCCTCACCCACCGCCCCAGCGAGCTCTCCGGCGGCCAGCAGCAGCGGGTCGCGGTGGCCCGGGCCCTGGTCTCGCGCCCCGAGATCGTGTTCGCCGACGAGCCGACCGGCAACCTCGACTCCCGGTCCGGCGCCGAGATCCTGGGCTTCCTGCGCGACTCCGTACGGGAGTTGGGGCAGACGGTGGTGATGGTCACCCACGATCCGGTGGCCGCCGCGCACGCGGACCGGGTGGTGTTCCTGGCGGACGGCCGGCTCGTGGACGAGTTGCTCGAACCGACCGCGGACGCGGTGCTCGACCGGATGCTCCGGTTCGAGGCCCAGGGCCGCACTCGCTGAACCGACCGGGTGCCGCCGGTCGTTCGCCCCGCGCCGCGCACCGCCGCCGGCGCGACGGGCCCCGGCCCCACCCGCCCCCTCTCCCTCTCCCCAACGCCCCTGGAACTGCCTCCATGCTGCGAACAGCCCTGCGCAACGTCCTTGCGCACAAAGCCCGTCTGCTGATGACCGTGCTCGCGGTCTGCCTCGGCGTCGCCTTCGTCTCCGGCACCCTCGTCTTCGCCGACTCCTCCGCCGCCGCGTTCCGCGCCGCCGCCTCCAAGAACTTCGCCGACATCGCGGTCAGCGTGGACCCGAAGTTCGCCCCGTCGAGCAACGCGACCGACCAACGCACCACCGCCCTGGACGACGCGCTGGTACGGAAGTTGGCCAAGGTGCCGGGCGTCAACACCGTGCGCCCGTTGGCCGACGGCTCCGCCACCCTGTCCGCCAAGGACGGCAGCCCGTTGCGGGCTGGCAGGACCTGGTCGAACCTGGCCGCGGCCTACGTGCCCGGCGCGGACGGCAAGGACGACCGCTATCCGCTGCTGAAGGGCCACGCCCCGCGCAGCGGCGACGAGTTGGCCATGGACGCCGGCACCGCCGCCACTGGTGGGTTCGGCATCGGCGACAGGGTCAGGTTCGCCACCGACGGCCCGGTGCTGTCCAAGCGGCTCGTCGGCATCGTCTCCACCAAGGACCCGCGGGTGACCGCCGGCGGGACCCTCACCCTGTTCGACAAGGCGACCGCCCAGCGGCTGTTCGCCTCCCCCGGCCACTACACGGGCATCGACCTGTCGGCCGCGCCCGGCACCAGTCAGGCCGAGCTCTCCCAACGGGTCACGACCGTGCTGCCGGCCGACCGCGCCGAGGCCACCACCGCCACCGCCCAGGCGGCCCAACAGGCCACCAACGTCGACCGGTTGACCCGGGGCTACCAGAAGATGCCGATGATCTTCGCCGGGGTCTCGCTGTTCATCGGCTCGTTCCTGATCGTCAACACCTTCACGATGCTGGTGAACCGGCGCACCCGTGAGATCGCGCTGCTGCGGGCGATCGGCGCGTCCCGCCGCCAGGTGGTCCGCTCCGTCCTGTGGGAGGCCGCCCTGGTCGGCCTCGCCGCATCGGTGGTCGGGTTCGTGCTCGGCCTGGGCATCGCCATGGCGCTGCCACATGTCCTGAGCGCCTCGGCCGGCCCGCTGCCCAGCGGCCCGCTGGTCATCGGCTTCCAACCGATCGCCGCCGCGCTCGCCGTGGGCGTCGGCGTCACCGTGCTCGCCGCGTGGCTGCCGTCCCGTCAGGCGGCCAGGATCGCGCCGGTCGAGGCACTGCGCACGGCCGAGCAGCCGCCCTCCGCCGCCCGCTCCCGGATACGCGGCCTGGTGGGGCTCGTCCTGTTGGCGCTCGGCGCGGGCCTGTTGGTGTCGCTCACCGGGGCGAAGGACGCCTCCGAGAGCAACCTCCAGGACGCGCTCCTCGGTTGCGCGCTCCTCGGCGCCGCCCTGATCGTGCTGGCGCCACTGCTGGCCGTCCCGGTGATCCGCCTCCTGGGACGGCTGACCGGCCGCTTCGGCATCGTCGGCCGCCTCGCACGGGAGAACGCGCTGCGCGACCCGCGACGCACCGCGGCCACCGCCTCCGCCCTGCTGGTCACCACCGCTCTGGTCTCCGGCCTCGCCGTCATCGGCAACTCCACCGGGCAGGCCCTCGACCGCCAGGCCGCCTCCGGCCTCGGCGCCGACTACGTGATCAGCGCCGGCGCCACCACGACCACCATCGACGCGGCCGCCGCGCGACGGCTCACCGACGCCTCCGGGGTGCGCACCGCCACCGCGATCGCGGACTCCACCCTGTTCCTCGGCGGCATGACCCAGCCGATCTCCGGCGTCGACCCGGCCGCCGTGGCCGACGTCCTGAGGCTCCGCTTCGTCAGCGGTTCCGCGAAGGACCTCGGACCGGGCCGCATCGCCGTGTCCCGCACCCTCGCCGAGCACAACGGCCTGAGCGCGGGCAGCCGGCTCAACGCGAGCATCGGCCGCAGCGAGAACGTCAAGCCGTACACCGTGACCGGCGTCTACGACGACAACCCGGTCGCCGGCGCCGCGCTCGGCTACCGCGCGGAGGTCCAGGCCCACAGCTTCGTGCCCGACTCCGTCCAGCGCGTCCTGGTCCGCACCGACCACGGCACGGTGTCCAAGGAGATGGAGGGCCGGCTGCGCACCGCCGTCGGCAACAACCCGCTGCTGAAGGTCCAGGACCGGAACCAGCTCGTCCACGAGGCCGCCGGCACCGTGGGCAACCTGCTCACCCTGATGTACGGGCTGCTCGCCATCGGCGCCGTGATCGCCACGCTCGGCATCATCAACACCCTGGCCATGTCGGTGTCGGAGCGCACCCGCGAGATCGGCGTGCTGCGCGCCATCGGCATGGACCGCGTCGGCATCCGACGGATGATCCGCATTGAGGCGGTCACCGTCGCCGCGTTCGGCACGCTGCTCGGCCTGGTCGGCGGGGTGTTCGGCGCCTGGGCGGTCGGCGCCCTGGCCAACGGCGCGCTCACGACGTACTCGCTCGCGCTCCCCTCGGGAACCCTGGCCCTGGTGTGCCTGCTCTCCCTGGCCATCGGAGCGGTCGCCGCGGCCCTCCCCGCCCGTCGAGCAGCCACCCTGAGCCCCCTGGAAGCCACCGCGGAACGGTAACCGCCCCGCCCAACGACGCGCCCCGACCCGGCCGTTGCTCCCCCCGCTCCGGGGAGCTGCGGCCGGGTCATGCCTTCTTTACCGGGGGCGCCGGGACTCGTCCTCGAAGTGATCGCCATCCAACGCTGGCGCCGCCCCCTCGTCCACCTGCCGGCAACAGGGCCTCCCGGCGCCAGGGTTGACGTCGCACCCCGATCCGCCGGGAGGCCCCGTCGAGGGGACTCACGCAGTGTGCGCAGATACGACGCGTAGGTGTCGGTAGCACCATTGGTGTGGGTGGAGAGCAACTCCGGATGACATATTTCTGACAGAGCGTCAACATTCCGCGCGATGACCGCCACAAACCGCTCCCGCTCCAGTCGCGCGATCGCCTCAAACGTCTTTCTCTAAGCCGGTCATGCTCCGACGCCACCCCGCCCAGATCGACTGCCACCCGCGGCCACACCCGAGCCGCCGGCTCCACGACACACTCCGCGGCGGCACACGGGCGAACGGGCAAGAGCGCGACAAGGGGACCAGATAGGCAAACTGACGGTGAATCATCACTGAACTCGCGAGAGGACACGACCTCCGCAAATCCGGACCCCGCACCAGCGCAAATGAAAGACGATCTTTAAACCCCCGAAATTTTATGGCAGTTGCTCCACATTCGAACACGCAACGCTTTGCACAACACTTCCCTTCTCTTCACCTAACTGGGCTTCAGCGGGTCTCGGGGCTGTGCCTTACTGGGGTGCGCTACGCGCGTTGCGCGCCCCCCCACTACGTCAGAGGAGAATCCGGTGAGCCCCACCCGCCGTTTCATACCCGTCCTGTGCGCAGGCGCCTTGGCCGCGGTAGGTGCCTTCGTGCCCGCCACCGCCCACGCCGCGAGCCCGTTCTCCTTGGTGATCCTCCCGGACCAAAAGGAA includes the following:
- a CDS encoding ABC transporter ATP-binding protein, encoding MLRQLWTLTRGQRRSLSAALLLTLVAAAVGVAQPLAAKGVVDALTAHRPLFLPVACLVLLLLCQALIGSGAAFLLERAGERFVLDTRTRLFERLLRIRMDAFDRLRVGDLMARASTDVVVLREALTHVSVQLATNLCIALGSVGAMFVIDPVLMLLILSVLLVGSIVIKVLSTRIGRVSMRLQTAVGAISAGLERALSGLRTVRANRAERREIDHLTGLAQHAYEEALHSARLTATIAPVAQMAINAAFVLVLLVGAARVDEGALSLGALVAILLYANQLGGPVTELIEGVASVSRAKGAIERIEEVYSFPTEDRALAPAGRGTPRRQPSHHAPAAPALELRDLRFGYTPDTPVLQGLSLTVPPHALVALVGPSGAGKSTTFALVNRFYEPWSGDLRIDGHAVADLGLDAWRSRIGWVEQDCPMLHGTLRENLCYAAPDVTTDDDALWRVLDLVNLAQRVRHLPAGLDTGIGERGARLSSGERQRLAIARAILARPRLLLMDEPTAHLDPANEAALTVTLHNLRRECALLVIAHRMTTIETADSIVMLDGGTAHATGTYAELLRTDAGFQRHVAGGTRLPPTLDQGPVVVPDHPTV
- a CDS encoding cysteine hydrolase family protein, which encodes MANSALLVMDVQRDIVDAVDDGSGYLPRLRKAIDGARSANLPVIYVVIGLRPDSPEVSPRNRVLTAIARDGLYREGDPGTEIHDAVAPREGDVVVTKRRASAFSGSDLDLVLRGRGIDSLVLTGLATSGVVLHTLCQAADLDFGLTVLTDACLDTDPELHRALTDKLFPRWADVVTVDDWLRGIA
- a CDS encoding VOC family protein; this translates as MNITIDTSVLPHTDPDASLAFYRDVLGFEVRSDVGRGPMRWITVGPAGQPDTCLLLAPPAADPGVTDEERRTIAEMMAKGTYGWILLATKDLDGLFERLQASDAEVIQEPTDQPYGVRDCAFRDPAGNQIRIKEVR
- a CDS encoding helix-turn-helix transcriptional regulator; this translates as MTSRPTTAQHLSDLARLRRVRDRIDREYDRPLNVEALARGVHMSAGHLSRQFRLAYGESPYSYLMTRRIERAMALLRRGDLSVTEVCFAVGCASLGTFSTRFTELVGIPPSTYRRRAAQTTEGLPPCVARQVTRPIRNREAPAADPD
- a CDS encoding DUF1707 SHOCT-like domain-containing protein — its product is MPGETSTTGRPQRPSAAPALRASHADRDRTVDLLRIAAGDGRLTAVELDERLESALGARTLGELAALTTDLPATKGTALDDGAADLADVLRIDQEGGSFRRDSRWTVPRRVEILSSWSEVTLDFTEAVLTRDTLRIDMDMRGGLLRLVTRPEIAVHADALAVRYGKVTIPRRAGPTESTVLHVELAGQMDFSRVAVRVPRHPFRRWRHRGSV
- a CDS encoding GNAT family N-acetyltransferase encodes the protein MSTTNTPTAATIDDAPLIGRTLARAFDDDPMMRWFFTDDASRATNLGRYFTTLFTRQYLRHCVCERTAAAAAFWVPPEARAKAVPDAETIAELVELLGDRAPLFRDTVEAAAAHAPQEPHWYLAVIGADPAAQGRGHGAALLRSGLAKADAEGLPAYLESSKPDNLSFYEHFGFTVRAELHLPEGGPVLWAMRRDPRRPAGA
- a CDS encoding sensor histidine kinase, which gives rise to MSLTSRFRRFAGHRSAAFSRGPAVESVGAALGALALFAVVARLDYLPHPGYHLLAVPAGAVLFPLRRRFPGTALLALAALTGALPCLGPVTAAAAYSVTRRTVRTRRRTRLLGATGLLSVVAATATAPWLGPGSIPYGVALGLVLAVTAVIVPGLVGTVYGQQSRLVRALRERGDAAERARRLVDSEARVQERSRIAAEMHDMVGHRLSLVSLHAGGLELALEKADPELREEAVLVRRTTGDAMRELRQALGVLGPLGRDTGPDALTDATGTRAGIEALVAESRDGGIAVQLAWQGADLADRPQRVRRAVHRVVREALTNVHRYAATAHVTVRVVHDAETVRVTVRNGAPPAPSVAAGDVGTGRGLAGLRERVELLGGEFDATALPSGGFEVAAVVPAEPGEIVAGERPGAAPAAPAPGADARDDSVQRARRTAEALTLVFGLAGLGVLMVLGIGFVFVGHPRGVPSPPQPPYVGMPFQDLAKQGVADFPAIRAAATGHEPPRPAGTVGCIYPLGDAHGARPGGFPVTRYCFDAAHRLIAIDRFTVPSVRDAAPWETPR
- a CDS encoding response regulator: MTEPARPIRVLLADDEEMVRHGVRLILRHADDIDVVAEAADGQQAVAEAAAQRPDVALVDIRMPVCDGLSAIEPLLALEPAPRVVMLTTFGDEDNVVRALGAGASGFLLKDEGPQELIRAVRAAAAGDAVLSPGVTGSVIARMLRGGAGTVAPTAGDDRIDRLTSREREVLAMLGEGLSNQDIAQRLGIGVGTVKTHVGAILEKTGSTSRVQAAVLAHRAGLTS
- a CDS encoding ABC transporter ATP-binding protein encodes the protein MSQTFPTPGSHATEPAARATGLTKVYGRGETEVTALDSVSVEFARGRFTAVMGPSGSGKSTLMHCMAGLDKISTGSTRIGGTELGALSDKQLTALRRDKVGFVFQGFNLLPTLTARENILLPLLLAGRQPEGAWLEAVVNTVGLAGRLTHRPSELSGGQQQRVAVARALVSRPEIVFADEPTGNLDSRSGAEILGFLRDSVRELGQTVVMVTHDPVAAAHADRVVFLADGRLVDELLEPTADAVLDRMLRFEAQGRTR
- a CDS encoding ABC transporter permease, producing MLRTALRNVLAHKARLLMTVLAVCLGVAFVSGTLVFADSSAAAFRAAASKNFADIAVSVDPKFAPSSNATDQRTTALDDALVRKLAKVPGVNTVRPLADGSATLSAKDGSPLRAGRTWSNLAAAYVPGADGKDDRYPLLKGHAPRSGDELAMDAGTAATGGFGIGDRVRFATDGPVLSKRLVGIVSTKDPRVTAGGTLTLFDKATAQRLFASPGHYTGIDLSAAPGTSQAELSQRVTTVLPADRAEATTATAQAAQQATNVDRLTRGYQKMPMIFAGVSLFIGSFLIVNTFTMLVNRRTREIALLRAIGASRRQVVRSVLWEAALVGLAASVVGFVLGLGIAMALPHVLSASAGPLPSGPLVIGFQPIAAALAVGVGVTVLAAWLPSRQAARIAPVEALRTAEQPPSAARSRIRGLVGLVLLALGAGLLVSLTGAKDASESNLQDALLGCALLGAALIVLAPLLAVPVIRLLGRLTGRFGIVGRLARENALRDPRRTAATASALLVTTALVSGLAVIGNSTGQALDRQAASGLGADYVISAGATTTTIDAAAARRLTDASGVRTATAIADSTLFLGGMTQPISGVDPAAVADVLRLRFVSGSAKDLGPGRIAVSRTLAEHNGLSAGSRLNASIGRSENVKPYTVTGVYDDNPVAGAALGYRAEVQAHSFVPDSVQRVLVRTDHGTVSKEMEGRLRTAVGNNPLLKVQDRNQLVHEAAGTVGNLLTLMYGLLAIGAVIATLGIINTLAMSVSERTREIGVLRAIGMDRVGIRRMIRIEAVTVAAFGTLLGLVGGVFGAWAVGALANGALTTYSLALPSGTLALVCLLSLAIGAVAAALPARRAATLSPLEATAER